In one Excalfactoria chinensis isolate bCotChi1 chromosome 17, bCotChi1.hap2, whole genome shotgun sequence genomic region, the following are encoded:
- the ELAC2 gene encoding zinc phosphodiesterase ELAC protein 2: MWRLAWALRRGLAWGVDAAMADGPSAARRPKDVPRHVWARERRRSAGTGLSGPNTVYVQVVAAGSRDAGASVYVFSEFNRYLFNCGEGTQRAMQEHKLKISHLDSIFLSRVTWANVGGLPGMILTLKAMGLQRCVFLGPPKLQNYLKAIRLFPGPLKRMDLAVQLHTEPEYKDETMTVHQIPLVGKPAAAESTLPQSPGLSDQDGSSSESDTESGSPRAAQQSLDESREKGSPKKTGDEQQRASRHPDLVMAFVCKIHPKKGKFLVIKAQEMGLPVGTPAILPIITALKNGETITFEGKELSPEELCAPGDPGPVFIVLECPHEGFVDAVCENETFRRYQEGLNEDKVALVIHMTPESVLQDSRYQQWLERFGPGTQHLVLNENCSAVHNVRSYKIQSQLNLIHPEIFPLLTTYQTKEAEAVCSVPIVRGECLLKYHFRPHQEWQRDAVTICDHDAFVAEALDLPDFQARVKECKESLPAVSGNVDPYPEIVFLGTGSAIPMKIRNVSSTLVNTSSTRSLLLDCGEGTFGQLCRHYGEQVDQVLCNIVAVFVSHMHTDHHSGLVNILMERRRAFASLGQAFSPLFLVAPEQIMPWLHEYHNNCESILRDIKMITCQSLVKGRENIKSKAKRFIASLLENYDLAEFQTCEVQHCKNAFACSVIHKSGWKVVYSGDTMPCMALVQMGKNATLLIHEATLEDGMEKEAIEKTHSTTSQAIEIGMKMNAEFIMLNHFSQRYAKIPLFSEDFSEKVGIAFDHMRVRLGDFSTIPKLIPPLKALFADDIVEMEERKEKREQRLLKEAAVVLDQLTGGENKETPSQKRKQDKKHQEVSNKKLKKLKTVN, from the exons ATGTGGAGGCTGGCGTGGGCGCTGCGGCGCGGCCTGGCGTGGGGGGTGGACGCGGCCATGGCCGACGGACCCTCGGCGGCGCGGCGGCCTAAGGATGTCCCGCGGCACGTGTGGGCCCGAGAGCGGCGGCGCAGCGCGGGCACGGGCCTGTCAGGGCCCAACACGGTGTACGTGCAGGTGGTGGCGGCTGGCAGCCGCGACGCGGGCGCCTCCGTCTACGTCTTCTCCGAGTTCAACCG GTACCTCTTCAACTGCGGGGAGGGGACGCAGAGAGCCATGCAGGAGCACAA GCTGAAGATCTCCCACCTGGACAGCATCTTCCTCAGCAGGGTGACTTGGGCCAACGTCGGCGGGCTGCCGG gTATGATCCTCACGTTAAAGGCTATGGGGCTACAAAGGTGTGTCTTCCTAGGGCCACCAAAGCTG caaaacTACTTGAAAGCTATTCGTCTCTTTCCTGGACCCCTAAAAAGAATGGATTTAG CTGTACAGTTGCACACAGAGCCAGAGTACAAGGATGAGACAATGACAGTCCACCAAATACCTCTAGTAG GaaaaccagcagctgctgaaagtACACTTCCTCAGAGTCCTGGATTATCAGACCAAGATGGAAGTAGCTCAGAAAGTGACACAGAGTCTGGATCCCCAAGAGCTGCACAGCAAAGCTTGGATGAgagcagggagaaaggaagCCCAAAGAAAACAG GTGATGAACAGCAGCGTGCCAGCAGGCATCCTGATCTGGTGATGGCATTTGTTTGTAAA ATTCACccaaagaagggaaaattttTAGTTATTAAAGCACAGGAGATGGGTCTGCCAGT GGGAACACCAGCCATTCTTCCTATAATTACAGCTCTTAAAAATGGGGAGACCATCACTTTTGAAGGCAAGGAG CTTTCGCCTGAAGAACTGTGTGCCCCTGGTGATCCTGGCCCAGTGTTCATTGTGTTGGAATGTCCTCATGAGGGCTTTGTGGATGCTGTCTGTGAAAATGAGACCTTCCGAAG GTACCAGGAAGGACTCAATGAGGATAAGGTTGCCTTAGTTATTCACATGACTCCAGAGTCAGTGCTTCAGGACAGCCGCTACCAGCAGTGGCTGGAAAG ATTTGGACCTGGAACTCAGCACTTGGTGCTCAATGAAAACTGCTCTGCGGTGCACAACGTGCGCAGCTATAAGATCCAAAGCCAGCTGAACCTCATCCACCCAGAGATCTTCCCTCTGCTCACCACGTACCAGACCAAG GAAGCAGAGGCTGTGTGTAGTGTGCCCATTGTGCGAGGAGAGTGCCTTTTGAAATACCACTTCAGACCCCACCAGGAGTGGCAGAG AGATGCTGTGACTATCTGTGATCATGATGCATTTGTTGCTGAAGCCCTGGATCTCCCTGACTTCCAGGCTCGTGTGAAGGAGTGCAAAGAGAGCCTGCCTGCTGTATCAG GAAACGTGGATCCTTATCCTGAAATTGTATTCTTGGGAACAGGATCTGCAATTCCAATGAAAATCCGAAATGTCAGTTCTACACTGGTGAATACTAG CTCTACCCGATCCCTGCTCTTGGACTGTGGGGAAGGAACGTTTGGACAGCTCTGCCGCCACTATGGAGAGCAAGTTGACCAAGTGTTGTGTAACATAGTAGCTGTGTTTGTGTCTCACATGCATACGGATCATCATTCG GGCTTGGTGAACATCCTGATGGAGAGGCGGAGAGCTTTT gctTCCCTTGGTCAAGCTTTTAGCCCTTTGTTTCTGGTAGCACCTGAACAGATCATGCCTTGGCTACATGAGTACCACAACAACTGTGAATCGATTCTCAGGGACATCAA AATGATTACTTGCCAGTCCCTTGTGAAAGGCCGTGAGAACATCAAATCCAAAGCCAAACGGTTTATCGCTTCTCTATTAGAGAACTACGACTTGGCTGAG TTTCAGACTTGTGAAGTCCAGCAttgtaaaaatgcttttgcatgTTCAGTGATCCACAAATCTGGATGGAAAGTAGTATATTCTGGTGACACAATGCCCTGCATGGCCTTAGTACAAATGG GGAAAAATGCTACTCTGCTGATCCATGAAGCAACACTGGAAGatggaatggaaaaagaagctATAGAGAAAACGCACAG CACAACCTCTCAGGCAATTGAGATTGGGATGAAGATGAATGCTGAGTTCATCATGCTCAATCACTTCAGCCAAAGATATGCCAAGATTCCACTGTTCAGTGAAGACTTCAGTGAGAAGGTTGGAATCGCATTTGATCATATGAGG